The Brassica oleracea var. oleracea cultivar TO1000 chromosome C6, BOL, whole genome shotgun sequence genomic interval GAATGGGGTTTAGGATTTAGGGTTTAGGGTTTAGGGTTTAGAGTTTAGGATTTAAATTTTAGGGTTTAGGGTTTAGAGTTTAGGGTTTAGGGTTTAGAGTTTAGGGTCTATGGTTTAGTGTTTAGGGTTTAGGGTTTAGGATTTAGAGTTTAGGGTTTAGGGTTTAGAGTTTAGAGTTTAAGGTTTAGAGTTGAGAAATTAGGTTTTGGGGATAAGATTTCAAATTTTGAAAAATAGAAAAATTAAAATTTTCAAAGGATAAATTTAGAAAAGTGCTATTTTGGTCATTTTAGTTTTTGAGTACTATTTTTGTGATATAAACTTAGAAGGGTGCTATTTTGGAGATTTGCCCCTTCAATTATTGAAAGTTTTAATTATCTCGTTGTATTTTGTTATAATGCCCTTTTAAAAGACTTATTCTTGGACACCAACCAATAGGATTTCATTATTTCAAATTCAATATCTTTGATAAAAGTAAACAAAATATTTTCAAATTATATCTATATTATTAAAAGAGAAGTACCCTTTAAAAATTACCTCTAAGTTTTCTAACTTATTTACACTTCCATACCACTGAGAATTAAATTAAACTACCTATTTTAATACTTGTCTTTTCCAGTTAAATTAATGAGTTTTCCTTAATCAAATTTAAATTTAATGTCATTAAATGAACCTTCCTATTTTAATGTTTGTCTTTTCCAGTTAAATTTATGAGTTTTCCTTAATGAAATTTAAATTTAATGTCATTAAATGAACCTAAAAATACATCATATTTAACGTAGNNNNNNNNNNNNNNNNNNNNNNNNNNNNNNNNNNNNNNNNNNNNNNNNNNNNNNNNNNNNNNNNNNNNNNNNNNNNNNNNNNNNNNNNNNNNNNNNNNNNNNNNNNNNNNNNNNNNNNNNNNNNNNNNNNNNNNNNNNNNNNNNNNNNNNNNNNNNNNNNNNNNNNNNNNNNNNNNNNNNNNNNNNNNNNNNNNNNNNNNNNNNNNNNNNNNNNNNNNNNNNNNNNNNNNNNNNNNNNNNNNNNNNNNNNNNNNNNNNNNNNNNNNNNNNNNNNNNNNNNNNNNNNNNNNNNNNNNNNNNNNNNNNNNNNNNNNNNNNNNNNNNNNNNNNNNNNNNNNNNNNNNNNNNNNNNNNNNNNNNNNNNNNNNNNNNNNNNNNNNNNNNNNNNNNNNNNNNNAATAAGCTTCAAATTGAACATTGAAAAAGATAGAGAGATTTTTTTTAATATTTTACCGACACAGAACTTAAACAAAACGAAGAGTTAAAAGTAATTTTTTTTGTTACACTTCCCGGAAAAAAACGGTTACAACATGGGCTTTCATAATATGGCCTTTTAATATATTAATGTTATGGACATTTAATAATTATCTTGACGAAAAACAAAGACTATAAATAATTTATTATTAACAAAATTATGAAATTATTTACAATTTGATGACTAATTCATCACCCTTTTTTATATGTTAAATTTTTCATAGAAGTTTAAAAATCATTTTATTTTCTTTAAACATGTATAACTAATTTATAATCTTTTATGCCATGCTAAGTCATGATATAATATTTTTTTCATATTTTACATTAATAACCATTGTTTTTATATATCGTCTACAATTCTCTAATTACGTCTATTTGTTCAATTTTGTATATGATATCGAATATTCATCATAAATAGATGTTTTAAGATGCAAAAAAAAAAATCATTTACTTGGTGAATATAACATACATCAAATATTACAAATACATCATTTAGTTAAATAAATAACCAAAAACCAAAAATTCATATCCGCGCTGGCGCGCGGATCAGGGTCTAGTTATATTTTTAAAATAAAAAGGTAAAAAAAGTAATAAATAAACAAGTAATAATTACAAAATAAATATTTTTAACATTGTTAGGAAAAAACTAAACCCTAAACCCTAAATCCTAAAACCTAAACCCTTGGGTAAACTCTAAACCCTTGAATAAATCTTAAACTCTAATTCGAAAACACTAAAAACTAATACACTCAAGGGTTTAGGATTTATGATTTAGGATTTAGGGTTTAGTGTTTAGTGTTTTTGATTTAGAGTTTATGATTTATCCAAGGGTTTAGGGTTTACTCAAGGGTTTAGGGTTTCAGATTTAAGGTTTAGGGATTAGGATTTAGGGTTTAGTTTTTTCTTGACGACGCTAAAAATATTTTTTTAATATTATTTTTTCTGTAACTATTATTTTTTTTACATTTTTATTTTAAAAACATAATATAACTTGACAATATTTTGTTTCTTTTTTTAAAAGATATTGAATTTAAAATAATGAAATCCTATTGATGTGTGAACCCTAGAGGGTGGTGAACCCAAGAATAACTCCTTTTAAAATGAGATAATAGAAAAATGACTATCTTCGTTTTTTTTTAATGCTGGATAATTATGCTATTACAACTATGAGAAGTATTACAGACGATTCTACAGCCTACAATTCTACCTGCCGTATGAGGATTCACGTCTAGCTGCATCACCTGGGCCGCCCTTATCGGATCTACGCTTAAAGATATTCCTTGCGCCATGTTGTAGATCTCTTGTAAGTTTTTTTCCTTTAATTCGTATAATTCAGCCTTTTCCGGAAATTAAAACTCAGATCTCCTGGTGTAAAAGCATTAATGAACCTTTGGTCAAACCATTAGACCAAGTAGCTTTCACAACTATCTTCGTTTTAACGATTTTAATTAATAAATTTCAAACAATTCCTCTTTAGAAAAATAATGGATGTTCAAATCCAACTTCTCCCTCTGTTGTCCTTAACACAAATAAAGCAGCAAAGAGAGCGTAGCTTGGACCCCTAGAAAAATATATTGTACTTTTAGTAGTGATTGTAATCATATCTATTCTTGTTGATATGATTTTCTTATATAGATTATAATCTGCTTACTACAGAAAAGAGAATACAAACTTATTTTGATAATTTATTCAACAATTAAACACATTTATGGAGACGAACTTGCTTTTTCAATTATATGCAAAAAAACATGTCAAATTCTGGGTGTAACGTATATCGAATAATAGGAAAGAGAGAGCAGAGAGGAACGTGGCGAACACAACTAAAAGGAGTCCTCAAATACATACAGATGTCAGGTCCTGTGGAACATACTTGTTTGGTGTACAATCATATGTGCTCACTTTGCATTAGGATGTTCAAACGTCAATGTCTTTCATCCTTTTTGGTTCTCAAATTGTCCACCACCTCTGCAAAGTCGCATACTCACCATCTTTTTTTTTTGAAAAAGAAAAGGGTTAAACCCAAACCTACTAAAGACACAGACCTAATCCTTGGATGGGAGGTGCAGTCCACGACAAGCCTTCTCTCGGGTTTCATACGGACGTATCCGCAGCCGTGGTGAGCAGAAAAATGTGATTTAGTTTCTGCAGTAAAAGGATCGAACCCGAAATATGTTTGCATCTAAGACTCGTCCAGTACCACTGGACCACAATGCCCGCTGATACTCACAATCTTCGACTCTTCGTAAACCATTTACGATCATCAAGTGCCTTAACGAATATGCCAAAACAAAGACATTATTCCACTGTCACGAGCTTTCTTTCTTTCTAAAGTGGATCAAATATGTGTTGGCCTTTCATACCGACAAAATCATATTTTTAAGTGAACACATTATGATTGGTTAAAATTTATACTGGTTTCGTACGTAATATGTATTTTGAACTTGTAATATATAAGCTAGTTAAACAAATTAACTTACCTGTAAAGCCAAAAAATGTTAACTAAAAAGTAAATAGTAATATTATTACGTAACATTTTAGTTTAATATATTGCGTTTACCACGCATTAACAAAATAAGTTATGTGATACACTTGTTGGTGATAGTATTTGTTGCCTTTGGATTCTATATAAGACTTTCGTTGCGCCGCGGTATTATTTTCCGTGGTCCCGTTCATAACAATCCAAATTGCATGCCACTAACTCGTATACTTTGACACTATACGCACACCTTAATTTTCAAATTAATGTACCACTATATATGTGTACCCACATAGGTAGATAATTTGAATCTTACACTAATCTTTTATGTTTATAAGTACTGTTCATTTTTGTACTTGTGAAATGATCTGAATGATGAAATTATTTCTCTAAAACATAGCACATGGGTTTTAAATTGAGGTTCAATAGCGCTGGGCAAGACCCTTTAAACGGTTAGGTTGCAGACCAATTATTATTTATAACATTAAAAACAAAAAATTCACGTGACTATAAGTAGTAAAATTAAATAATTTTTTTTTCTAAAACTAAACAGTTATGTATGTCCATTATGGACAAGGGTTTGACATTCATTCAAAAAAAATTGACAAGCGTTTTTTTCTTTGTGTTAATTAGTAATTACATTGCCAATAGTTACTAGAAAACTTCTCATAGGTGAACCAACTCAACAAAGTCACGAAATTGACGCTCGGGAAGAGAAAATAAACACGGTTTTGCACATATTTTATCTGCTTTAATCTTGATCTGAAAAATGTAAGATGTATACTTTTTTGTTATATGAAAAGAATGCTTGTTAACCAGTTGATACGTTAATTATACGAAGAACGAGATCCCGTTCCTACGTACCAAACGCAAACTTTTCAACTTAGAGATTCCTTTTAAATAAAAAGCTTTAACTTTTAAAAATATTATCTAAAGACTTTCCTTTGAACAAACAAAAAAAAGCAAATAAATCATTCCAATTTTTCTAATTAAATAGATATTTAAAATACAACACAAGGACCACATTTGGCTATAAAACGAAGTCCTCTTGTTTCCGAAGAACACCATTAGGCAGAGAAGAGAAAAATGGGTAAGGATTTATCCAAACGTGTCCTCACTTTTCTGATATTGATCTCGTTACTGGCGGTGGCAATGAACCTTCTGTCCACGGTAGAGGCACAGAACAAGAAGAAGCCGAGGAGAGATGTTCCTCTAGTGAAAGGTCTCTCATGGAGCTTTTACCAGAAAGCATGTCCAAAAGTGGAAAGCATCATCAGGAAAGAGCTCAAGAAAGTCTTCAAGAGAGACATTGGTTTAGCCGCAGCCATCCTTCGAATACATTTCCATGACTGCTTCGTTCAGGTCTCTATCTTTTTCTTTCTTTTCTCCCTTTTGTGTTGGTCTATTAAGAAACATGAATTTGATGCTCGCTAAGCCTTAATCTAAACGGTCTTACGCAAGTGATTTAACTTACTTTTTCTTTGATTAAAAGACTTGGTTTTTGTTTTTTAAGATAAGAAACCATATCCACTTATACCCACATAAAAAATGAAATTTGTAAAATCAAGGAACATGTTTAACTGTTATACTTATGTTATCACGTGCTAGACTAAATCCGACCAAAACTAGCTCAAGAGAAAAACATAAAGTCGCCTCGAAATCTAAAGAACAAGAAGTAAGGATTGTCCGTTCTTTATGTTTTTTTTTCTTGTAAAGAACAGTTTCATACTAATGTGCAAGTCTAAACACTATAGTAATTTGTTTCTGACACTACATGCATTGGGATATAGACTTGAATATAGCAGGACGTGTGGCATTAATACTATACACCCGCTTTTCGTGGGTTAGATGAGTCGCTTTTAATGAGAGAAAAGTAAATACCCAACCAATGGTACAAATAATAGAATGCGATTGATATATATTCAGTTCATTGTGTAACAAAAAAACAGTATTCGATTTTCCTCAACACAAATACTAATCATATTTTTATAGCGTTAATTGCAACACCTTGTATTGAGATGTGTGGCGTACTTTGATCAGACATATAATAGCATAGGAAAATCTTGAATAATGTTTTTTTGTTCATTTACTGCTTTCACCATTGAGATTTAATATAAATTGAAACAGGGATGTGAAGCATCAGTGCTGCTAGATGGATCAGCGAGTGGACCAGGAGAGCAATCATCGATCCCGAATCTGACACTCCGTCAAGCCGCCTTTGTCGTCATCAATAACCTTCGTGCACTCGTCCACAAGCAGTGTGGTCAAGTCGTCTCTTGCTCCGACATCCTCGCTCTCGCCGCCCGTGACTCCGTCGTCCTTGTAACCAAACTCTCCCTCTCTCTTCAATCAAATCTCTTTGTCTATTTATATCTTTATTATACTATATTTCAACCACACGTGACATACCAATACTATATATTATAATTGCTAATTACTTTTTTGTCCAATTAATATAGTCAGGAGGGCCAGACTATGCTGTACCACTTGGCCGACGCGACGCACTAGCGTTCGCGAGCCAGAACACAACGTTAAACAACTTGCCGCCACCATTCGCCAACGCGAGCCAACTCATCGCCGACTTCGCCAATAGAAACCTCAACATCACCGACTTAGTTGCACTCTCCGGTGGTCACACCATCGGAATCGCGCATTGTCCGTCCTTCACAGACCGGCTCTACCCGAACCAAGACCCAACAATGAACAAGTCCTTCGCGAACAACCTCAAACGCACTTGCCCCACCGCTAACTCGAGCAACACGCAAGTGAATGACATAAGGAGCCCTGACGTGTTCGACAATAAGTACTACGTTGATCTCATGAACCGACAAGGGCTGTTCACATCAGACCAGGACCTGTTCACGGACAAGAGGACACGTGGTATCGTGGAGAGCTTTGCGATCGACCAGAAGCTATTTTTTGATCATTTTGTGGTGGGGATGATCAAGATGGGTCAGATGAGTGTCTTGACGGGGTCACAAGGAGAGATTCGTGCAAACTGTTCCGCCAGAAACACTGAAAGTTTCATGTCTGTTTTGGAAGAAGGCATACTCGAGGAGGCTCTTTCCATGATCTAGATGAAACCATATAAAATATCGCCTCTTATTTTCCTTTGACTTTGTTTTTTTAGTTGACGCACTTGTGGTTTGTGGAATGCTTTAAGACTATCTGATAAATAAGAGTGTTGTTTTATCTTAGCTTTGATTATAAGTTCATGCACGTATGCTTAAATCTGTGGAACGTTCGAGATTGATTATCTGATTAATAAAGAGAGTTATCATATATCATAATTGGTAACAATCTTGAGTGAGAAAGACATTGCAGAAAGAAAATGATGCATGCAAATCCAACACGCTTGTATTTGAGTATTTCCAAGAAGTCAACTAAAAAAAGCCTTAAATTTAAACGGGCTATAAGAGTTGAATTAAATAGGGCCCATTAAATATGGTAGCCCATTTCAAGCCGAGTTTGTTGTACCGTAAATTGTAGTGGCAGCTAGCTAATAGAGTTCGTATCTCTTGTTCAGCTCAGGCCCAGCCTTAGCTTTAACAGAGGTTTTAGGCGCCAACGTTTATAAAAATTTTAGGGGCATCATTCTCAGGAGCATTCCTTTAGATCATCTCCGAAAGCCCCTTAAAACTTCAATTATAAGGTTT includes:
- the LOC106300904 gene encoding peroxidase 12, producing the protein MGKDLSKRVLTFLILISLLAVAMNLLSTVEAQNKKKPRRDVPLVKGLSWSFYQKACPKVESIIRKELKKVFKRDIGLAAAILRIHFHDCFVQGCEASVLLDGSASGPGEQSSIPNLTLRQAAFVVINNLRALVHKQCGQVVSCSDILALAARDSVVLSGGPDYAVPLGRRDALAFASQNTTLNNLPPPFANASQLIADFANRNLNITDLVALSGGHTIGIAHCPSFTDRLYPNQDPTMNKSFANNLKRTCPTANSSNTQVNDIRSPDVFDNKYYVDLMNRQGLFTSDQDLFTDKRTRGIVESFAIDQKLFFDHFVVGMIKMGQMSVLTGSQGEIRANCSARNTESFMSVLEEGILEEALSMI